The DNA region CTGAGAATAAATAGATTTAACCCAAAAACCAGCTGCAGATAATTGTCCAAAAGGATGTTTTATATACAGAACTGTATCCACCTGTTTCATTTTCCTGTGTATCATTTTAGTCCAATAAGGTTTCAGAACTCTTCCGACATTGGCTGTTCCAGAAGATTCCATTCGGGTTGGTTTAGCAACTCTACTGCATCCAGGTAGCCTGTTTTACATTAATGCTAATCAAACCCTGTTCGTCTGCTCTTTAGCTAAACACGTCAGTATGTGATGGACACTGTATCATTTGAACAAGGACTTATAATGAAGTATAAACTTTACGCACTCTGCCTTGTCATGGATTTGGtcttatgaataaaatatatgcTTGATGTTGATGGGTGTCTCTGTGAATCGGCTAAAACCGGCCTACAAGCTGCAATACATTCACCCATCTCCTAGCGGTGAGGTCATGGGGCTTCCTGAGGTTGGCCAACAATAACATCTCAGTGTTTCTTTCACGTCTGATTTATTGCGGTCAAATATGATTTTAGTCAGTTACCTTTATTAGCATTAAACACAAAATTAGTATCATTAAGGCACAGAAAAGTTATCAAAATGCATATTCCTTTTATATTAATTACGACCCTTTACGTGTTTTCCAGTGTGTACCCTGAGATGACGGAATTCCATCCTTAAATAGCACCCATAAATGTATTCATAGTCTTCTTACAAATTCCAACATAACACAGGCTTTGCACTGATGTGCTTGAATTAGCCTCAGGTTGCTTTATCCACCATTTAAAATGTGTGGATGCTCCCTGGTGTAACTCCGGGTTGCAAATCCCTCATCATTTGGACTATTTTTGTTAAGAAGGTAAACAAGCAGACTCAGACAACAATCTCATTACATAAAAAGGCATTTCAAAATCTAATCATAAGCACGAAAATCACGCCTATGGTGAAATATTTCAGCCAATAAAATTTTTTTCAGATTTTGTAAGTGGCATATGATTGGTTGTGTGTGATCTGATTGAAACCGTGGCTGTTATCTGATTTGACCCCAGGCTAGCAGGTACAGCAAATAGGTTTGGGGATGCACTGTGGCTTACAGCAGGGCTCCAGCGCGTGGTCACCTCCCTTTGCTATCTGAGACTCTCCGAACACCATCGTCTCCTCAAATTCGGTCTTCACTTCCTGGATCATCTGCAGCACGGCCTTGTACTCCGGGTTGGGGGAAGCAGCTAAGTTGTAATTCTCTGAAGGGTCTGTCGCCAGGTCGAAGAGCAGGGGGGGGTCGTGCTGCTGGAGGGTGGACTGCCAGCTACAATCGGGGTCTGCTGTGGTGTCACTGTGCGGAGAACCTGGAACCGCATAGAGATCTGTAATCCATTCCTGTCTAACCTACAGCTAACTGGGCCAATTCTGGATCATGGAAGCTTCCATTAGAATCAGAAAAAATATCTTAACTATGATGTTACTTCTGTTATTTTGGCTGGAAACTTGCGGAAACTCACCTCTAGTGTAGTAGTGGGCCTTATACTTTCCCACCCTCACGGCAAACAGCCCATACTTCTCGTTAGGGTCATCGGGGTAGTAAAACATGGCCTTTCTCTTACTCTGAAGCACAGAGACAGCACCTTAATTACAGCTCACATATTATAACCCAATGCATTGCAAGTCAAACATTAAGAGACCCAGAATTGAGTAGGTAAACAAGGTATTGACTTTAATGAGCTGCCTGGAGATACGTCCTTTTCACAGACAGTCCAGGATACCTGGAAGAGCCTTGAGAAGCGTTACCTACGTTTCGCTTTAGAAAGAGAGGTCATTAGCAATCTTATTTCAGAGCGACAGGGAATCTGTACTCCTGAGATAATGCTTAAATTCGACATCTGCATTCAGGTAACGAACATAAAGAAAATGAGAATTACCGGTCCGCTCCTGAACAGGATGGATCTCATATCAAACCCGTCCAGATACACCTGGGGAAGCTTTGCTCCCCCAAGGCTGGCAAAGGTGGGCAGGATGTCCAGGGTGCTGGCCAGCTCATGAGTGACACCTGCAGGAAAAGACTGTCAGTAACGGCAGCGTTTCCTGACACTGGCATTCAGCAGTGGGAGTGCAGTGTGTCTCACAGGGTTAGGACTCTGTACTTGTGATtagaaggttactggttcaaatcctgggggCAATATGACTTTGCCACacaaccctggaccctcagccCCTCTAGAGATTTGTTGACACCAATTTCCATAGGTCTCTTTGGATAGACGCATCTACTAAAATAACTAACATTTAATGGTAGTTACTATCTAGCAAAATTACAACTGTGAACATAACTGAACATTTCTTGGAATATGAAACTTCTGAGAGCAATTgattgtaaaagaaaaaaacagaatattTTGCCCAAAATGTTTATAACAAACTGTTAAGCCTAATTATAGCTGAATTAATTGGATGACTGATTCATCTTAATTAAACTAATTAATGAAAGCATTTCCGAATGCAAACACAGCAAGCACACAACACTCAGCACTGCAGCAGTATATTCTTAAAAACACCCAAGAATTCCCAAGAATCTTCATTTTATTCTGACGAACCACCACTCATGGTATccgaaactgagagcctcgctTTTCACCAATATCCCAACAGCCCGTGATTAACGTATCGGCCAATGAGGGCTGAGAAATTTCTTAATGGTCCAAAACTGGAGTTTCTGATTTGATTGAGTGGATGGATCAGGACACTTTGCTACAATGAAACGCGAAAGGCAGAGAGTTACAGCCCCCCAGATGGGAGGCTAACGGGCACAGGGTCTCCCCCCCCTTGTGGTTGCTGTTCGACAGCATTGCCCGACAGACATCCTCAGTGATGGTCTTCAGCTGCTGGGTTATTAGCGGGCTACACCCACCTGGCTGGATCTTCCCCGGCCAGTAGGCGATGGCGGGCTCCCTCATGCCCCCTTCATAGGTCGTCCCCTTGCCACACTTCAGGAGGCCTGAGTTGCCCCCACGTGACATTCTCATTAGTTCTGGCCTAGCAGGAGATAAGATGGGACCATATCAGATGGCAATCAGGAACTGAAACGTATTCAAACAGGCCTTAATGTCCTTAATGTCTGTAGTATTATAAGAGTTTAACAAAGTTTGTCTGCTTTTGGGTTAATGGGTTTGTGGTTCAATTCAGTATTATTTGGTATggtgcattttcacattacattgtctcaacgCGCTCTACCttttccctgcccaaagcccccattgAATTAAAAAATTCCCTAGTGATAGTGAGGAACCAGACACAGGGGGAGCCTGTGCTCTTCGGGCTGGCAGAAGATGTCAAATGAACATAGTCCTGATTCATACAGAATCAATGGGAGTAGGTGACCGCTAGCAATGAGAATCGCCTTTAAGTATCTGGGTCAAGTCTCAAGAGAACTTAAAGATACCTCGCTACTAAAACTGTGGCAAGGACACAAaacattttcatccatccatctactttCAGTACCTGCTTATCCTAGTCAGGTTCATGGGGGGCAGGGCCTATCCTACAGGCTACAGGTGCAATGcaagaaacaacccaggatggattGCCAACATATCATAGGGCACACTAATACACAATACACTCACAgaagcacacctatgggcaatgtgGTAAAACTCCAattaatctcagcatgtttttggactgtggggggatacttggaggaaaccccacaccaAGATGGGGAGACCTtgcaaaatccacacacagAACCCTGACAGAGACTTGAACACGGAGATGTGacgcgacagtgctaaccactggacCGCCATGCTGCCCACAAAACATTTCCATGTTCATTTAAATTCCGCATGTTAAAAGAAAACGACTGACTCTATCAGTGTTAATGTAGCCATGAAACCTAAACAGACTCCCTCCACTATCAAACGATTTCAAGTGTCAATGAAAAAACTAGTAAGCAGTAACATTAGAATGTTTTGTTAAGTTAGAACTGGTGTTTGTGACTGTGAATTGTTTATCTGAAGAGTGCAGACCAGGGCAGACAGCAGGTCCAAAATGACCCAGTTACCCATTATCAGCAGTGAAGACCACCAATGTGTTGTTATGGACGCCGCCGTCCTGCAGGGCCTGAATGATCTTCCCCACTGTCCTGTCCAGCTCGTACAGAGAGTCTCCAAACTTGCCCCTTGACGACTGACCAGTGGCCTCCTTTCCAGCAAACTGGGGATAGTGGGTGTGCTGTGGAAGAGTGTGACAGAGCTGGACGTCACCTGGACGTCATTCTCCCTGCCCAGTATGGTCTGCTTAATGGTGTGTTTCATCAAAGCTGCAGCCCTGATCAACCTTTACGTTATAAAAAGGTTTCTACACACAAATGACAAGAACGCATTATTAAATGTAAGCATAAGTACATTGGCGGGTCATTAAATACTGAGTAATGTAGTGGTTAAGAACCTAACCAAGAAGGCCGACTGTTCAAATCCGCCCAACAGGCTTTTTCAGCTCAATTTTAATTAACAATCATATTCAAGTGCATTAATAGGCAAAAGGGGATTCGTTTTAATATGTTATTTTGAAAGATGGGTAGGGTACCATTTTCTGAGGGGCGCTGGTTTAGCAAGCCAATTGCACTCTGTCTCGGGTGGGAGAAGCTCGCTGAGGACTTTGACTGGTACTGCAGTGGTAAATGTGCAATTTTAAGTGTAAATGTCAGCGTTCGTGACCTACGTGTGATGGATAGTATAGGAAGAAGGGCTGTTTCCTCTTGGCTGACGTCTGGATGAACTGCACGGCGAAGTCGCTGTACGTCTTCTCCAAGTCTGGGAAGCTGACCGGCTGCTGCTTGATGGTGTCGTTGAACATCAGTGGAACTGTGACCTCCCCCACATCACATTTACCGAAGCATTTAACGTCTGGGGGGAAGCAGGTCAGATTGGCGCACGGACCCTGTGTGCAAATAGGAACATTAGTTTTATCCTGCAGCAATCGGCTCTGTTTGAAGGGCTGGCGATCATCGCACACTTGGTCTTACCTGATCATGTGAATAGGGCACTCCGACATAGTGGTCGAAGCCCTGGTGGATGGGGAGGTACATTCCGTTCAGGCCCAGCCCCAGGTGCCACTTGCCGACAATGGCCGTCGCGTACCCCAGAGGTTTCAGCACTTCCGCTATAGTGGTTTCGTTCAGCGGGAGCCCCGACCGGGAGCTCGGGTAGAAGACGCCCGGATAGACCCCGGAGCGAGTCTGCAAACGACCAGTCAGCAATGCTGCTCTATAGTAGGAAAGATCGAAATAAAACGAAATATGTTTTTCTATGTGCGTGCTGTATCGACTCcaaaaacataaaacaccatAACAACAACTAAAGACTATCAACCAAAATTATTTCCTATTCTTGTATATAGTTCTGTAAAAAATAAAGTATAGCGTAATTCATCGTTAAGGAATTGAGGAAACTCAGTAACTAGGCAGAACCTGGAAGGGCTGCAAACGGGACTGGTGCAGTAGAAGTCGGTAAAACGAAGGCCGTTGGCTGCTAAGTGATCCAGGTTGGGTGTCCTGGAACTGGGGTGTCCGTAAATGCCCAGATCGCCGAATCCCAAATCGTCGGCGAAGAGCAGTACGAAATTCGGCGGCGCTCCTACGGCAAACCGGCTCTGCAGGCACAGGGTCGCTGCAAAGATCGTCAAAGCGACGGTATTTACGGAATAGAAATGCATCTTCCGGGCTTTAGTACGAGACATGAAGAAAACGCTATTCTGTTGAATGAAGCATATAGTTTTTATATCTGTACCTATTTATCCACTCATCAGTTTatcagtttttatttttgttttggttttttttttgcgcaCGACGTCACTGTCACACGGGCGGAAGTCACCGCAGtcacacaccaccccccccctacCCGTAACACGAAGAATGGCAGTCTATGGCCAGGCGTTTTAGCTTTAATTCATTTGTACACATTCAGGTTTAACTCGTTCGAATGCAAATTCTTGATATCAGAAATTCAACTGTGAGTACTTAAAATGTGTATTTCTGATATCAGAAATTCAACTTTAGTGGGATTCACAACGTTCTCATTCATTTCAATTGGAATTGGAAGTTGAACAGGTTGAAATTCCAATTTATGGTATCAAGAAATAAATTGCAACTAGTTATAATTCAACTTTATATTGCAAGTGGTTATAATGTGTATTTCTGATATCAGGAATTCAGTGTTAACTAGCTGAAAATCCAATTTCTGATATAAGGAATTCACTTGTAACTAGTGGTAATTTAGTTTTAATTATAACTAGTTACAACTGAATTTCCAATACCAGACTCCCACTGAAGTGAATGAGAAAACTTTTTAGAATCTCAATATTTAAAACCCAATTTCTTATATAACTGACATTATATTTAGTCACCATTGAATTTCTGGTCACTTGTTCGAATTGAATTGTGATATCCTCTACAAATGAATTAAAGCTAAAAGGGCTTGTCATAGCGTTTGTGTTCAGCTTGAATGGCGCAAAAACAAAACGTGAAGGAGCGTTTGTGAGACAGATTGCGCAAATAGGAGCTGCTAAAACCTTAAGGGAAGAAAAAAGATCGCTGCAACTCGCAGAAACATCTGGAATCCAGGCTCAAAAATTTGCGGTTGTCATTTCTGATTACATAGAGGttgtaataaaaacctttcAAACGTGGCCACATACACCCAGAATATCCATCACTTTAATTTCGCCAACAAATCACGCCTTGAAGTTCTACTAAGCGTCAATGGTTTTGTATGCCTAGAGGGTTTGTTTTGTGTATTTCCTCAGCGTCGAAATCAGGTACATATAATTCAGTTCATTTTCAAAGGTTTTATTATCATCCCTACACACCAACACACAGCAATGTAAGGGAAGCTAATGTGTCCTCTGGTCCTGGTCCGAGGTACAACGAAATAGAGGGATATATACAAATAAGTTAAAGgaattcaactaaaagtaaaagaATAATCAAGATGGAAATATTAAAAAAGAATAATAACAATAGTTTAAAAATACTGTAAATTAAAAATATGAAAAGAAAGTCCCTGTAAAGTCCGACAATGCAGTCTGTAAAAAAAAGGAATACGAATATACATCAGGAAACCCGATTCTTTGCCACATATCAAAGTCCAGGGTTCACTGGTCCTTTGGTACGTTATACGGGTCCCTGGCGAGTCCAACCGCATATAATTTCAACAGATAGTCGTTTGTTTTGCAGTTTCCCCGACTAAAATCAACCTTCGTGTAAGAGGTTCCCCCGGAGTCTTCCTGAGGGGGCATGTTCCGGCGGAAAAGTGACGTCATTGATTAAGAAAACGATGAACATCATTGTCTACCGCGTTGTAAGGAATTCTGGGAGTTGAAGTTGAGTTTGGAATGGAACACGCAACGACTGCTCTGTAAATGCGAACTGAACTCCGGCAAAAAATACCTCTGGAATAAACTTGAACTTGATACTCCATTTGTTCATACTATATATAgggggcggcatagtggtgcagtggttagcactgttacctcacacctgtgtgtgtgtgtgtgtgtgtgtgtgtgtgtatatatatatatatatatatagcgttTTTAGTAAGGCAGCCTGTTAAATTCGTCTGGGTGAACCGATTCCTCATGGCCTTCGCACCAGGCCAAAATAGGCCAAAATAGTCCAGCTGCCCCATAGGAGATGATTCACTTCACGCTGAATTTATGCAATCCATTGTAAGTAACTAGCtagaaaattaataaaatatgcatttaaatgCTTCTGGAATAAAACTGTTAATCTTTAATGAGACTTTAAGGTTTAAGTGCACGATGCAGCTTGTTTGACAAGGACGACAAAGCTCTTTTCCGGCATGGTATTTCAATACAATGCTCAACTTGCTGAGTGATTGGAAAGCTATCGTGCTGCGTTGTTCAGATCAGGTTCAAGGTGATCATCAGATTGCGTCTTTACAGCATTAATACGCCAATATGCGTAATATAACAGACTTTACTGCAGCCTGGTGGGGACGGGAGGAATTGCAATCCAGATTGTACAAGAATTTTGTGTTTAGTAACTCCGTAATTTTAACAATTAATCTTAAATGTAACATCTTTTTAATTAACGTAAGGTAACTCAAGTTGTACAAAGGAAGGTTTTCAGCTTATTtgttgcttgcagttatattttaatataaataatgtTTCAAAAAGTCAATTGGCCTGGTTAGCGAGTAGGACCAGAAAATGGTAGCTAGttgaaaataaagtttaaaaagcATGCTGCTTTAAGCAAATCCGAAATAAGGAAGTTTATTAacatttagtgtagtgactgcttGTGGCCAACAGCCCCCATCCGCCAAATGCCTGAATGGTGATAAACACCTCCGCGGGGATAATGTGCGTTCCTGTTTTATGTAAGCCTACCGAGGAACGTTTGCAAAATTAATCCAACCGAACGACGAGATAGGAACTCTAAAATGTGTCATATCACAgacaaaagtgaaaaaaaaatcacgattCCCCCCAGGTCAGAATCTAGATCTACTCTCAGGAATCTTAAACAATATATttctttcattattattattattattattattattattattattattattattattattattattttgcattacatattGTCTTTATGGAGATGGAACAAACAATACCTGTCAGTTAACATACCTATATTCTACTACTACTAAAATAATTGAGATGATTGCGTTGGACTCCATTTTTCATAATGGAGTACGAACGTTTTCATTGGCTCATTCACCTCTTAAAAGAAGTGATCACGAGTGAACGGGGGAGGAATATAATCAATGTGCTGCTTTGTTGTAGTGAAAGAAACTTTTATTCAACTACACAAGCAACTACAAACAAGAGAACCCCCCTCCTAACTTGCACACTGTGGACTGGGTACATTGGACTGGGAACAACGGAAACCTAACAAAAGACCGGACTGGACCTTGGGACATGGGGTCTTGGGATCAGACCTCAGGGCCAGGGAGTGTGAGCTGCCGTGGGCCTGGTCGATGAGGATGGTGTGGCTGGACCTGGGTTAAGCAGTGGGGGCACTGGAGTGGAGGGACCCTGGACAGAAGGAACTGGAACCACTGGTATCTTAGGGATCCGTGATGATCCAGCATTGGTGCTCCCTTCTGTAGGGAACCTGGATGACGCGGATGGACATTATGCCCCCAGCGACTCCACTGGGACACCAGGAACTGGCCCAATGTTTCCAATGGGGTTTAGAACTGGAAGATGTGAGGCCAGGATCCAGGTTCCTCATCGGCTAGCCTCGACTCCTGAGGGGGGGGCATGGGCCCTTGAGGTGGGACACAGAGTGGTCCCTGTAGGGTCCCATTCTGGTTTTTCTGGTGGGGCATCCACTGGGTCGAGTTCAGCTGGGCTTGCTGGCAAGATTGACGCAGGCAGCGGACGAGATGGACTATGACGAGGTTGTAGGGGAACCGGGCTTGAGAGATGCTGCTGGGGAACGGGGTACCAGAGACCTGGGCAATGAAGTGGCAGCGCGTGGGAACTTGGGTGCTGATGGTGAGGCCCCCTGGggcaggattattattattcacaaaaactaagaaaataatgaaaacaaaatgcaaaaaatcactttcactaactgaaataaaatcGAGGCTAAAAATGATAGCTAACTGAAACTGTACTGTATGTTTACAAAACAAACTAAAATTATAGAGAAAATGTCTTCAGTTTTCATTTTCGTCAGTTAATTTTATACAAAACTCTATGTGGACTATTTATTTTTTAGTTGCGCTGGTTTTAAGCGTGCAAATATACGGAGCCCCGGAAGGAATAAGGagggaatgttttttttatggTTGGACGTAAAggtggacttttgacagatcctGCAATACTTTTCCATTTAGAGTACAAAAGGTAGAATTAATGGACTAAGAAGTATAAGCGATACACTTATTATTATACTGAtgtatacagtactgtatactCAGCAGTACTGGATGCTCAGGATACTCATGATACTCAGGATGCTCATGATACTCAGGATACTCTTGATACTTACAGGTACTATAGCCGGAAAACTGAACATAAACCTAAATTTACCACAGTGTAACAATTAAGTTTTAAACTTTAAGCCGCATTCTGGAATATTTCAGCATAGATCTCCACATACATCATCAAGCGAGAATGCCACGGAGGTATATCCAAAAGCGGATTTGGGTTTAAACCTTGACACCAAGTTGGCTTTATATTCGGTTTTCTGGCTGTAATATCTTTCAACAAAAGCAGATTTCTTTACAGgtgaattttaattaatatttcaatGTTTGTGCATACAATTCATGTTTAATAGCCTCTGGACTGGTGACTGGAGACAGGAGCTCCTCTGGACTGAGGCCTGGAGAGGCGAGCTCCACTGCACTGGGAACTGGGCTCCTCTGGATTGGGGATGGGAGGTGCGAGCTCCTCTGGAATGGAGACCGTAGAGTTGAGCTCCTCAGGACCGGGAACTGGGCTCCTCTGGATTGGGGATGAGAGTTGCGAGCTCCTCTGGAATGGAGACCGGAGAGGTGAGCTCCTCTGGACCTGGGTCTGGTGACGCGCGCTGCTCTGGACTGGGGACTGGAGACCCGGGTTCCTCTGTACTGGGGACTGGAGACAGGAGCTCCTCTGGACTGAGGTCTGGAGAGGCGAGCTCCTCTGGACCTGGAACTGGAGATAGGGGCTCCTCTGGACTGGGGACTGGAGATGCGGGCTCCTCTGGACCGGGAACTGGAGACAGGGGCTCCTCTGGACCGGGAACTGGAGACAGGGGCTCCTCTGGACTGAGGTCTGGAGAGGCGAGCTCCTCTGGACCGGGAACTGGAGACAGGGGCTCCTCTGGACCGGGAACTGGAGACAGGGGCTCCTCTGGACTGGGAACTGGAGACAGGGGCTCCTCTGGACTGGGTTACTGGAGACAGGGGCTCCTCTGGACTGGGAACTGGAGACAGGGTCTCCTCTGGACTGGGTTACTGGAGATCCGGGTTCCTCTGGACTGAGGTCTGGAGAGGCGAGCTCCTCTGGACCGGGAACTGGAGACAGGGGCTCCTCTGGACCGGGAACTGGAGATAGGGGCTCCTCTGGACTGGGTTACTGGAGACCCGGGCTCCTCTGGACTGAGGTCTGGAGAGGCGAGCTCCTCTGGACCGGGAACTGGGCTCCTCTGGATTGGGAATGGGAGTTGCGAGCTCCTCTGGAATGGAAACCAGAGAAGTGAGGTCCTCTGGACCTGGGACTGGAGACGCACGCTGCTCTGGACTGGGGACTGGAGACATGGGCTCCTCTGGATGGGGGACTGGAAATGCGGGCTCTGAGAGAGTGGCCCTTTTtctgaatgaaaatgaaaatatttgCAGTTCAGCTTTCCTTACAGTACTGCATTGTAACTTACAATGCTATATTCAAACCTTACTTGAGTGAATTTAAAAGGACAGGTTGCTTTTTGTAAGATCAATAGATTTGAATGTGCCGCAATTTTACCTAAGTAGTATTTCACTGGATGCCTTGAGTAACGTTTTGGTGTGGTATCTGGATTTTAACTGCAGTAAGAGAATTATGTACTTTTCCCAGCACTGGTCAGGGGCAGCGCCTGCTGCTGATGTCCTGCACCATGGGAGTTGGGCATATAGCAGGTTTGATTTAGTTTTGACCTTGCAGCTGCATGTCCAGAACAGAAGGTTGTCTCATGAAAAATCTGAGATAAGTAACGGTGGCACTCTAAGCGGACGACCACGATCTATTTTTAGACCGTTTCCCCCTCAGGTGCAAATGAATGCATGTGTGTCTCTGACGAAGAATCCAATTTACCTTCCCTTCGGAGGCAATTTTCTGGAATGCCAACTGTGACCCTGCAGTTACTCGCCTGGACTCTAAATCATGCTCTTGGAGGAGGTGGACGCTGTCCCAGCGACTGCCTCGCTGCACTAAAATTAGTAGGGGGTTCAACGAGGGTCTCGGGTTGTGAGCATTCCCTCGGGAGCCCAGCTTGGTTGGGGTGTGGTCTGAACATGGGCGCCACCCAGTGGCAGGTAGGTGCCAGCACGCTCCTTCAGATTGGTATGTGCTCAGTCCTCAgactctgtcttgttttctgaCATGAACGACAACAGGAAATAAAACGCATAATAGTTACTGTATTAAAAGTAAGGAGCTGATCAGAATTTCATTATACTTTGAATTATCCTGGGGTGCTTTTCATGGTTAACCCTGCAGCATCACATATGAACAAGCGTTTTGCTTTACGACTTTGTAAATGGATATAAACTCTCACTGTTTAACGCAAAAGCTACGAAAAACTGTGACaattaataatttttaaattagtATTTAAGTCTTATTGCTTTCCAAATGAGCTCCTAGAGGAATAATTGGGGAAAATGATACTTCTCTTGTTTCCATTTGATTTAATTGGGTGTAACTGCCTGCGTAGGATTATACGGCCTAGCATTGTATGGCCTATTCCTGAGCGCCTTGGCagggtgtgggtgggggggatcACCCTAAACTGGACAATTTGTCCAATAGAGGCCTTGGTTTGTCATTGCATTACAACGCCTACCCAGAGATTTTGTACCATACTGCCACCCTGCTGATCTTCACTTTTGTGGCTCTGCCGGCTTTAGCTTCTTAGCCATGCATCAATCTTCTAACTACTTATCCTAATATTAAACCTACATATAGAGTGAGGTGGGGGGCCTGGAACCTACCCCAGGAAGCTCAGGACACATCCTGGACAGGGCATCAGTGCATCCCTGGGTAAGAACATACTGTAGTTACCACTGAGGATAATTTAGATACCCTAATCTGCCTAAACAACGTGTGActgtgccaggagaaccaggtaAACTGGGGTAGAACAACTCGAAGTACAAGAAGAGCGTGGGATTCAAACCTAAAACCTAAAGGTTTAGCAACTGTGCCTCCTTCTGTGTGAGACACACATGAATGAAAATGATCCCCTCTAGTCCTACACTGGAGTgagtatttcatgttaatttccAGGAAGAGTGCATTGCATTAACCTAAGCGGTATCACGCTTAATGGCCCATACGTGATTTCTGGACCAGCTCATTATAATCTCCCCAGGTAAGTTATGTTAATGGCATTTAGCATGGTGTTAAGTTTCATTAGAAACACAAGAATAGCTGCCGCACTAACAGGCTGCAAAT from Brienomyrus brachyistius isolate T26 chromosome 1, BBRACH_0.4, whole genome shotgun sequence includes:
- the arsa gene encoding arylsulfatase A; the encoded protein is MSRTKARKMHFYSVNTVALTIFAATLCLQSRFAVGAPPNFVLLFADDLGFGDLGIYGHPSSRTPNLDHLAANGLRFTDFYCTSPVCSPSRAALLTGRLQTRSGVYPGVFYPSSRSGLPLNETTIAEVLKPLGYATAIVGKWHLGLGLNGMYLPIHQGFDHYVGVPYSHDQGPCANLTCFPPDVKCFGKCDVGEVTVPLMFNDTIKQQPVSFPDLEKTYSDFAVQFIQTSAKRKQPFFLYYPSHHTHYPQFAGKEATGQSSRGKFGDSLYELDRTVGKIIQALQDGGVHNNTLVVFTADNGPELMRMSRGGNSGLLKCGKGTTYEGGMREPAIAYWPGKIQPGVTHELASTLDILPTFASLGGAKLPQVYLDGFDMRSILFRSGPSKRKAMFYYPDDPNEKYGLFAVRVGKYKAHYYTRGSPHSDTTADPDCSWQSTLQQHDPPLLFDLATDPSENYNLAASPNPEYKAVLQMIQEVKTEFEETMVFGESQIAKGGDHALEPCCKPQCIPKPICCTC